Part of the Bradyrhizobium sp. AZCC 1721 genome, GACTTGAACGCGTGTTGTGGAACGATCCGGCATCGGGCGTCATGCGTCATGCCGACGCCGGCTATGAAAGCGCGATTGCATGTGCCCGCGCCAACGGGCTCGATCTGCCCGGTCTGACGTTGTAGCTCCGGACTTTCTTGCGCCGGTGCTTCCAGAGGGGAGGATTTCCTTCCTTGTTGTAAATGCACACAGTTTACCTATATAGTACTGCAGGGGTCACTGACCCGCATAATTCATTTGGTTCTCCGGTCAGGCCCGTCATTAAGGCGGGCCGTTGCCGTTTTGGGACTACCGAACGATGAGCAATTCCAATCGTATCGACCATATTCGCCTGACATCGCATCCGGTGCCTGGTGCAACACATGAATTCCCGATCGTGTGGGGAGCGCCGACCGCGCGTGAACGTGGTCCCATCATCGGGACGGTATCGCGCCCGCAGGATCGCAACGTGATTGGCACTCACGGGGGCTCCTATGCGGTCTACCGCGCGCTTGCCGTTTCTTCGGGTGCGCTGGATCCGATCCGTCGTCCCGACCTGACCAACACACACCCGGCCGCGACCGTTGGGCCGTTCTCGCAATGGATAGATCCGGAACGCATTGTTGCGCTCGATCCGTGGGGACATCTCGTCGCGGAGAACTTTCGCGCCGAAATCACGGAAGGCATCGATATCCGGCCGAGCATCGCGATCACGCGGGCCAGGCTCGACCTGCCGGAAATTCAGGCGGCTCTGACCGCCAAGCGGCTGGTGCCCGATGGCGAGTTCGTTCACGCCAGCGGTTCCGTCTCCGTTGTCAAGATTGCGATCGATCCGGTCTGGCACTTGCCCGGGATCGCGCGGCGCTTCGGCACGAGCGTGACCAATCTGCGGCGTGCGCTGTTCGAACAGACCGCGGGCATGTTTCCCGAGCTTGTCACGCGCCCCGATCTGCAAGTCTTTCTTCCGCCGATCGGCGGAACGACCGTCTATCTGTTCGGCGATGTCACGAAGCTTCCGGACCATCGGACCAAAATCACCTGTCGCGTCCATGACGAGTGCAACGGTTCGGATGTTTTCGGCTCGGACATTTGCACCTGCCGTCCATATCTCATTCAGGGCATCGAGGAATGCGCGCGCGCCGGACAATCGGGGGGGCTGGGCGTTATCGTCTACAATCGCAAGGAAGGCCGGGCGCTCGGCGAGGTCACGAAGTTTCTGGTCTACAATGCGCGCAAGCGCCAGGAAGATGGCGACGATGCATCCGCCTATTTCGAACGAACGGAATGCGTTGCCGGGGTGCAGGATGCGCGTTTCCAGCAACTGATGCCGGATGTCATTCACTGGCTGGGATTGAAGCGCATCGACCGCTTCATCTCGATGAGCGACATGAAATATGATGCGCTGACGGGGCAGGGTATCGACATTGTCGAGCGCGTCGCCATTCCCGATTACATGATTCCCGCCGACGCCCATGTGGAAATCGCCGCCAAGAAAGCCGCGGGATATTTTTCACCTGACACAAAGCCTGAGGACCTGATCGCCTCCGGTCGGCCGCTCGAAAAATACTAGGGCGAGCCAGGGCCATTGATCGTGACAGCAGACGCGACGGCAGACGGCTTATCTCCCTTAAGTGCGGAAGCGGTGCGCAGTCGCGCGCACCGGATGCTGGAAATCGGCTTGAACGACCAGCTTCAGCATTTCAAGGTCGATCTTGGCCGGCTCGACGAGGCGGTTGATCTCGTGCTTGCGACAACGCGCAAGGCCTATCCGACGTTCGATATTCCCTTTCATTCGCGCTGGCGCCATTTTGTCGTCGGCGGCATCGATCGCTGGGCGGTCCTTGCCGACGCCAAGAACTGGCGCGGCAGGAAAGAGCGCGCGCGCGCCGAGTTTGACCTTGCCATGATCAGTGTGCTGCTCGATGCTGGAGCAGGCCCGTCGTGGCGCTATCGCGATCCCTTGACGGGCGCAAGTATCGGCCGTTCGGAGGGGCTGGCGCTTGCCAGTCTGGACATGTTTGCGCGTGGTGTCTTCTCAGCGAAGGCTGACGAACCGTTGCGAGCGGATGTCGCTGTGCTTCAGCGGCTGACTGTTGCCGATCTGCAGACTGGCTTTCAGGTTGCGGACGAGAATCCGCTGGTTGGCCTCGAGGGCCGTATCAGCCTTCTTCGCCGGCTCGGCGACGTAGCATCGGCGTCGCCGCAGATATTCGCCCGCGACGACACGGCTCGGCCGGGTGGATTATTTGATCACCTCACAGCGACGGCCGACGCGGGGGTGATCGCTGCCTCGACGATTTTGTCAGAACTTTTGCGCCAATTGGGGCCGATCTGGCCGTCGCGCATAACGTTCGGCGGAATTCCGTTAGGAGATTGCTGGCATCATCCGGCGCTGAAGACCGAGGATGCGACCAGCGGGCTGGTGCCGCTGCACAAATTGTCGCAGTGGCTATCGTATTCGCTGATCGAGCCGATACAGCGGGCGGGGCTGCAGGTGACGGATATCGACGGCCTGACGGGCCTCGCGGAATACCGCAACGGTGGATTGTTCGTCGACGCCGGGGTACTGGTGCTGCGCGACCCCATGGACGCGCAACGCGAACATGATGTCGCGTCTCTGCTCGTGGTCGAGTGGAGGGCGCTGACCGTCGCGCTGCTGGACAGGCTGGCGGATCTGCTGCGGCAACGCGTTGGTCTTGACGCGGTCTCTCTTCCACTGGCGAAGATTCTGGAAGGCGGCACCTGGGCGGCGGGCAGGGCGCTGGCGTTCGCGCGCCGGCCTGATGGTTCGCCGCCCGTCAAGGTCATTAGCGACGGTACGGTTTTCTAGTATCTGTTGACGCGTTTTCTTCATGCGAACAGACTATCCGGTTCGCTCAAAAATGCTATGGAACGCGATTCGATTACCCGCAGGGAGCAAAAGCATGGAAGGCGTTACGATCGTGGATCACCCGTTGGTCCAGCACAAGCTTACGCTGATCCGCGACAAGACGATTTCGACCAAGTCTTTTCGCGAGCTCCTCAAGGAAATCGGAATGCTGCTTTGTTACGAGGTGACGCGCGACCTGCCGCTAACCGATGTGGAGGTCGAGACTCCGCTTGCACGAATGCACTCCGCCAAGATCGCGGGTAAGAAACTGGTTTTCGTGCCGGTGTTGCGGGCAGGGGTGACCTTTGTCGACGGAATGCTGGACCTCGTTCCGACCGCTCGCGTCGCGCATATCGGGCTCTACCGCGAACCGCATTCGTTCGTGGCGGTCGAATATTTCTTCAAATCGCCGTCCGATCTTCACGAGCGACTGGCAATCGTGGTGTCGCCGGTTCTTGCGACGGCGAACACGGCGGTGGCGGCGGTGGATCGGCTGAAGGAACGCGGCGCGAAGGATATTCGGCTGGTATGCCTGCTTGCCGCGCCGGAAGGTGTAGAGCGCTTCCGGGGCCTGCATCCCGACGTGCGATTGTGGACGGCCGGTATCGACGAGGGGCTCGATGCAAACGCCTTTATCCTGCCTGGCCTTGGTGATGCCGGGGATCGCGCCTACGGAACGCGGTAAGGTCCCGACAGGTCTCGGCGCGCCTTACTGGAAGGCCGTTTCCGAGAAGTTTCTGAGCTTGCGCGAGTGCAGCCGTTCCAATGGCATGTCCGCCAACTTCTCCATCGTGCGGATGCCGATGGTCAGATGCTGGGCGACCTGCCGCTTATAGAATTCGGTGGCCATGCCGGGCAGCTTCAGTTCTCCGTGCAACGGCTTGTCGGACACGCATAGCAAGGTGCCGTAGGGTACGCGGAAGCGGAATCCGTTGGCGGCGATGGTCGCCGATTCCATATCGAGCGCAATGGCGCGCGACTGCGAGAGCCGCTGGATCGGACCACGCCGGTCGCGCAATTCCCAATTGCGATTGTCGATGGAAGCAACGGTGCCGGTGCGCATGACGCGCTTCAGGTCATATCCGGATAGCCCGGTCACTTCCGCCACGGCCTCCTCGAGCGCGACCTGGATTTCGGCCAGCGCAGGAAGGGGCACCCATAGCGGGAGGTCGTCGTCGAGAACATGGTCCTCCCGCATGTAAGCATGCGCCAGCACGTAGTCGCCAAGCGCCTGGGTGTCGCGCAATCCGGCACAGTGCCCGAGCATGAGCCACGCATGCGGCCTGAGTACGGCGATATGGTCGGTGATCGTCTTGGCGTTCGCGGGCCCGACACCGATATTGACCATGGTGATGCCTGCGTTGTCCGGCCTCTTCAGGTGATATGCCGGCATCTGCGGCAGACGCGCCGTTGTCACGCCGGCGGCCGGTCGCTGTTCCCCGCGTCTGATGATGACATTGCCGGGCTCGACGAATTCGGCATAGCCGGTATCGCCGTTCGCCATCAGGTCCCTGGCGCGAGCACAGAACTCGTCGATGTAGAATTGGTAGTTGGTGAACAGCACGAAGTTCTGAAAGTGGTTGGGGCTGGTGGCCGTGTAGTGCTGCAGGCGATGCAGGGAATAGTCGACGCGCTGCGCGGTGAATTGCGACAGCGGCCTCGGCCGGCCGACCGGTGCTTCGTATGTGCCATTGGCGATCTGATCGTCGGTTCCATCAAGATCTGGAACGTCGAACAGGTCTCGGATCGGTCGCTTGATGTTCCTGGCAGCGGCGCCGTCAACGTAGGTGCCTTCCTGAAAAGCAAAATGCAGCGGGATGGGGGTTTCCGATTCCGACACGACGACCGGAACGCCATGGTTGCGCATGATCAAATCGAGCTGCTCGATGAGATAGGTTTCGAACAGGTCGGGCTGGGTGATCGTGGTCGAATACTGCCCGGGCGTCGGCATGTGGCCATAGGACTGACGAGAATCGACCTGGGTGTATGAGCTCGTGGTGACGCTGATTTCCGGGTAGAACGCCCGGTATCGCCGGTTACTGTCGCTGCCAGCCGCGAGCGCGGCGAAGGAATCGCGCAGAAACTGGGTATTTCGGGCATAAAGTGATCGCAAAGCCGCGACCGCCTTGCGCGCGTCGTCGAAGCTTTGCCGCACGAAGGGCTCTGGTGTGGCTATTGGCCCGATGGCTTGGGGACGGCCGTGATTCTTCATGACCCTAACCTAGTATCTTGGACCCGCCTTGGGGAGGCTTGGCAAGGGAACCTTCCCGGCCCGCGGCGCGTCAGCAGTAGCGACAAGACTTCCCTGGAAGCAAACCCGGTAAGAAATCATGAGTTTCTTCGAGCGCCTAAAGACAGCAGCATCCGCCGAGTGGCGGGCCTACACCGAACATCCCTTCACGAACGGGTTGGCGGACGGTTCGCTCGCCGAGGGGGCGTTTCGTCACTACCTCGTCCAGGACTACCTTTTTCTCATCGAGTTTGCCCGCGCCTGCGCGCTCGCCGTCTACAAGTCGCCCAAGCTTGCCGACATGCGTGAAGCGGCCGCTGGCCTCTCGGCCATCCTCGACGTCGAGATGAACCTGCATGTAAAGCTGTGCGCCGGCTGGGGCCTGTCGCCCGGCGATCTCGAACAGGCCCCGCCTGCCGTCGAGATGCTGGCCTATACACGCTACGTACTTGACGCTGGAATGCGCGGCGATCTGTTGGCACTCAAGGTGGCGCTTGCGCCTTGCGTGATCGGCTACGCGGAGATTGCGACGCGGCTTGCGTCGCGACCCGATGCGCTCGCTGCAACGAACCCATATCGGGTTTGGATCGCCGAGTATGCCGGCGCGCCATATCAGGAGGTCGCGGCGAAAGCGCGGGCTCATTTGGAGAATCTCGCCGATCTCTACGCCACGCCCGCCCGCGAGGCCGAGCTGATCGCGATCTTCAAGGAAGCTACGCGACTCGAGTCGGACTTCTGGGAAATGGGCTGGCGCGCGGGCCAGCGTGCACAATAGTCAGTGACAGCGGACTGCGTTTGGCTTCCAAGTTGAGCGAGTACGACGGTCGTCGAAAGCGGGCCGCCCTCCCGATCCTGCACTCCACTTGCCGGGATCTGCAGCGTTCTGAGGCTATTTCAGCCTAATACTTGTGCGACCGGATCAATTCGTCGCGTGGACGTCCAACAATGGCGAAGTCGATCCGGAAGCAGTTCTCAAGCGAGTGACAGCTTGGGAGCAATGACGGTCCTGGCTGCCGAGGCCTAGGCTGAGGCGAGCGGGCAATCGTCAGGAATCGGGAACCTACTATCGGGCGGAGAAGGGGACGATCGAGACGTCTCCGCTCCCAAACGACGTCTCACTGGACGACTAGATTGGATACGTGCGTCCGCGATCAAATTCGCATATGTACGCAGCCCGAGGCGTAGCTCTCGCATCAGAGCGGGCCTGTTCGAAGCAACACTCGCCATCAGCCACAGTTGGTGGCGAATCAACGACGGGTTCAAGGTGGGCCATTCCAGCAAAGCGCGTGTTGCCAGCCGGGCAACGAAGCGAACGAATTCTTCATCGCGGACTGCGATCTCTTCTTCGTCGCCCCTAGGCATGGTGGCCCTCCATCTGCTCGCACAGTGGAGGAAGTCGGGTCGCAAAGGCGTCGTCTTTCTTGCTGAAAGCGAGAATAGGGCCGAGCGGCTGGGTGCCGTCATTCATGCCCTCGCGCCTTCGTGCGATGTGCTTGTTTTTCCAAGACTGAATACGCTGCCGTTCGATCAGCTGGAGCCGTCGCACGAAATCGCGGGTAGACGAAGCTCGGTCTTGAGGCGCCTTGCCAAGCCTGAGAAGCCGATCCTGCTCGTATCCACGGCAGAGGCCGTGATGGAGCGCCTTCCCACTGTGGCGAGTTGGTCCCGGGTCATCCTCCGTTTGAAAGTCGGTGCCGCGTTCTCTGAACAAGATCTCCGGGCGCGGCTTGAGGCCCTCGGATACGACGTCGATGACGAGGCGGACTATCCCGGCGGCGCGCTGTTTCACGGGAAGACATTCGAGATTTTTCCCGCCGGCGCGCTCGGTCCGTTCAGAGTAGAGCATTCCGGCGGGCTGATACGTCGGATCGTGGCGTTCGATCCGATAGAACATGACATCGTTTTTGAGACGAAAGAGCTTCTCATCGACCCGATGTCGGAGCGGCTGGCGTTCGGGAACATACGCGGAAAGCGCTCGACCCTATTCGACTATTGTGGTCGAGCCAAGTGGATCGCGGATGCCGGCGTTTCAGCGCACGCTGATAGCTGGCTCAGCACGATCGAGGAGGCGGCGGGTCGCACGGACAGGGGCGGAGAATACCTCGGAAGACGCGAATGGAAGCAGGCGACCAGGCGTATGAACGTGCTGTCGCAAAAGGCACGTTTCGCTCCCTCACCGGACTTTTCGCAGGTTGCATCGCCCAGGAAGGCGCTTCGTGCGTTCGTCGACGATACGCGGCGCGCCGGTTCGCGCCTGGTTTTCGTCGCAGCGCATGAGGACGATCTGCGCGTGCTGGAACGGATGAGCGGAGTCAAGGCTGAGCACTTTGCGGATTGGAACGAGGCGACGGCCGGACGCGACCGTGAGGCGGCGCTTCTGGCCGACTTCGATAGGGGTTTTGTCTTGCCTGGTCGGAAACCTCTCGTCGTTGTGACGGCTTCCGATGTGCTCGGCAGCAGGGCTCATCATCCGCAGCCCCTGGCCAGAAGCTGGAGTGCGGCTTTCGACCACGCAGATGTGCCGGAGCAAGGGACAGCGGTCGTTCATTTGCAGCGGGGACTGGCCTTGCTCGACGGCTTGCAGACCGTGGCAACGGGGGGCGGGTCGTCGCGCGAAATGATCAGGCTGGTATTTGCTGGAGACGATGCCGTTCTCGTTCCGCCCGCCGACCTCGCACTGATCTGGCCATACGCGTCGGAGCGCGGCGAACTCGCCCTCGACAAAGCGGATGGTAGTACATGGTGGAGCCGGCGTACCGAGGCGGAGCACGAAATTCAAATCGCCGGCAAGCAGCTCGCCAAGCACATCAGCCAGCGGCGCCGCCGGCGGGCTCCGAAACTTGTACCTCCTGGTCCCATCTATGAGAGGTTTGTCGCGCGTTTTCCGTATTTCACGACAGTCGACCAAGCGAAAGCCATTCGGGACGTTTTGAATGATCTTGCGTCGGGCCACCCCATGGACAGGATCATTTGCGGCGACGTCGGATTCGGCAAAACCGAGGTGGCGTTGCGAGCCACGGCTGCCGTCGTATTGTCAGGGAAGCAGGTGGCGATAGCGGTGCCGACGACCGTCCTGGCAAGACAGCATGTCGCGACTTTCCGCAAACGCTTCGCTCCGTTTGGCATCGAAGTGGGCAGTTTGTCGCGAACCGGTTCGGGCGCAGAGACAAGAGGGGTGAAGGAGGGACTGAAGAGTGGCAAATTGAAGGTCGTGATCGGAACGCAGGCCCTCGCCTCGAAGGACGTGAAGTTCGCCCGCCTCGGCCTTGTCGTCATCGATGAGGAACAGCATTTTGGGGCGGCGGAGAAGGCGAGACTTTCCGGGCTGGCCAAGAGTATTCATGCCCTTTGGATGAGCGCCACGCCGATTCCGCGGACTCTCGCGGGCGGTCTTGCTGGCTTCAGGGATCTTAGCGTAATTGCCTCTCCGCCCATTCATCGACTCCCGGTCGTCACAAAGGTCGCTCCTCTTTCGGATGCTGCTATTGCCTCCGCATTGCTGCGCGAGCAAAGGCGCCACGGGCAAAGCTTCTTGATCTGTCCGCGAATTCAAGATCTCGATCCGATGCTGGCGCGCGTTCAATCGATGGCCCCGGATCTCCGCATCGTCTGTCTGCATGGCAAGTTGCCCGCCGACGACATAGACGACCGAATGATGAGCTTCGTCGAAGGCGCGGCGGACGTGCTGCTGGCGACCAACATCGTGGAGAGCGGTCTCGATATCCCGCGTGCAAACACGATCGTGGTTTGTTGGCCCGAAAAGTTCGGTCTTGCGCAACTTCATCAACTCAGAGGAAGGGTGGGTCGCAGCGGGATACGGGCGTTTGCGCATTTGCTGACCGATTCGGGCTCGGAGCGATCTGAGAAGCGGTTGGCCGTTTTGGAAGAGTTTAACAGACCGGGCGCGGGTTTCGCGATCAGTGCGCGGGATCTGGATCTCAGGGGAGCGGGGGATGTGCTTTCAGAGCGACAGTCGGGTCATGTGCAGGTGTTCGGACCCGTGCTCTACAGTCACCTTCTGAAGTTGGCCTCGGAGAAAGCCGACGACAGAACAGCCGACCTGTGGGTGCCTGACCTGAATCTGCCGGTAGGGGACATGTTGCCCGCAGGCTACGTGCAATCGGAGGCGGTTCGGCTGGAAATCTACGGCCGCGTCGCCAGATGCCGAAGCGAAGATGAACTGGACGATCTCGAGGAG contains:
- a CDS encoding GTP cyclohydrolase II, with protein sequence MSNSNRIDHIRLTSHPVPGATHEFPIVWGAPTARERGPIIGTVSRPQDRNVIGTHGGSYAVYRALAVSSGALDPIRRPDLTNTHPAATVGPFSQWIDPERIVALDPWGHLVAENFRAEITEGIDIRPSIAITRARLDLPEIQAALTAKRLVPDGEFVHASGSVSVVKIAIDPVWHLPGIARRFGTSVTNLRRALFEQTAGMFPELVTRPDLQVFLPPIGGTTVYLFGDVTKLPDHRTKITCRVHDECNGSDVFGSDICTCRPYLIQGIEECARAGQSGGLGVIVYNRKEGRALGEVTKFLVYNARKRQEDGDDASAYFERTECVAGVQDARFQQLMPDVIHWLGLKRIDRFISMSDMKYDALTGQGIDIVERVAIPDYMIPADAHVEIAAKKAAGYFSPDTKPEDLIASGRPLEKY
- a CDS encoding URC4/urg3 family protein; protein product: MTADATADGLSPLSAEAVRSRAHRMLEIGLNDQLQHFKVDLGRLDEAVDLVLATTRKAYPTFDIPFHSRWRHFVVGGIDRWAVLADAKNWRGRKERARAEFDLAMISVLLDAGAGPSWRYRDPLTGASIGRSEGLALASLDMFARGVFSAKADEPLRADVAVLQRLTVADLQTGFQVADENPLVGLEGRISLLRRLGDVASASPQIFARDDTARPGGLFDHLTATADAGVIAASTILSELLRQLGPIWPSRITFGGIPLGDCWHHPALKTEDATSGLVPLHKLSQWLSYSLIEPIQRAGLQVTDIDGLTGLAEYRNGGLFVDAGVLVLRDPMDAQREHDVASLLVVEWRALTVALLDRLADLLRQRVGLDAVSLPLAKILEGGTWAAGRALAFARRPDGSPPVKVISDGTVF
- the upp gene encoding uracil phosphoribosyltransferase — protein: MEGVTIVDHPLVQHKLTLIRDKTISTKSFRELLKEIGMLLCYEVTRDLPLTDVEVETPLARMHSAKIAGKKLVFVPVLRAGVTFVDGMLDLVPTARVAHIGLYREPHSFVAVEYFFKSPSDLHERLAIVVSPVLATANTAVAAVDRLKERGAKDIRLVCLLAAPEGVERFRGLHPDVRLWTAGIDEGLDANAFILPGLGDAGDRAYGTR
- a CDS encoding AMP nucleosidase; the protein is MKNHGRPQAIGPIATPEPFVRQSFDDARKAVAALRSLYARNTQFLRDSFAALAAGSDSNRRYRAFYPEISVTTSSYTQVDSRQSYGHMPTPGQYSTTITQPDLFETYLIEQLDLIMRNHGVPVVVSESETPIPLHFAFQEGTYVDGAAARNIKRPIRDLFDVPDLDGTDDQIANGTYEAPVGRPRPLSQFTAQRVDYSLHRLQHYTATSPNHFQNFVLFTNYQFYIDEFCARARDLMANGDTGYAEFVEPGNVIIRRGEQRPAAGVTTARLPQMPAYHLKRPDNAGITMVNIGVGPANAKTITDHIAVLRPHAWLMLGHCAGLRDTQALGDYVLAHAYMREDHVLDDDLPLWVPLPALAEIQVALEEAVAEVTGLSGYDLKRVMRTGTVASIDNRNWELRDRRGPIQRLSQSRAIALDMESATIAANGFRFRVPYGTLLCVSDKPLHGELKLPGMATEFYKRQVAQHLTIGIRTMEKLADMPLERLHSRKLRNFSETAFQ
- the tenA gene encoding thiaminase II, producing MSFFERLKTAASAEWRAYTEHPFTNGLADGSLAEGAFRHYLVQDYLFLIEFARACALAVYKSPKLADMREAAAGLSAILDVEMNLHVKLCAGWGLSPGDLEQAPPAVEMLAYTRYVLDAGMRGDLLALKVALAPCVIGYAEIATRLASRPDALAATNPYRVWIAEYAGAPYQEVAAKARAHLENLADLYATPAREAELIAIFKEATRLESDFWEMGWRAGQRAQ
- a CDS encoding DEAD/DEAH box helicase, which gives rise to MVALHLLAQWRKSGRKGVVFLAESENRAERLGAVIHALAPSCDVLVFPRLNTLPFDQLEPSHEIAGRRSSVLRRLAKPEKPILLVSTAEAVMERLPTVASWSRVILRLKVGAAFSEQDLRARLEALGYDVDDEADYPGGALFHGKTFEIFPAGALGPFRVEHSGGLIRRIVAFDPIEHDIVFETKELLIDPMSERLAFGNIRGKRSTLFDYCGRAKWIADAGVSAHADSWLSTIEEAAGRTDRGGEYLGRREWKQATRRMNVLSQKARFAPSPDFSQVASPRKALRAFVDDTRRAGSRLVFVAAHEDDLRVLERMSGVKAEHFADWNEATAGRDREAALLADFDRGFVLPGRKPLVVVTASDVLGSRAHHPQPLARSWSAAFDHADVPEQGTAVVHLQRGLALLDGLQTVATGGGSSREMIRLVFAGDDAVLVPPADLALIWPYASERGELALDKADGSTWWSRRTEAEHEIQIAGKQLAKHISQRRRRRAPKLVPPGPIYERFVARFPYFTTVDQAKAIRDVLNDLASGHPMDRIICGDVGFGKTEVALRATAAVVLSGKQVAIAVPTTVLARQHVATFRKRFAPFGIEVGSLSRTGSGAETRGVKEGLKSGKLKVVIGTQALASKDVKFARLGLVVIDEEQHFGAAEKARLSGLAKSIHALWMSATPIPRTLAGGLAGFRDLSVIASPPIHRLPVVTKVAPLSDAAIASALLREQRRHGQSFLICPRIQDLDPMLARVQSMAPDLRIVCLHGKLPADDIDDRMMSFVEGAADVLLATNIVESGLDIPRANTIVVCWPEKFGLAQLHQLRGRVGRSGIRAFAHLLTDSGSERSEKRLAVLEEFNRPGAGFAISARDLDLRGAGDVLSERQSGHVQVFGPVLYSHLLKLASEKADDRTADLWVPDLNLPVGDMLPAGYVQSEAVRLEIYGRVARCRSEDELDDLEEETSRRFGRLPPAAREFFAAARLRIDCRRRGIIRLDVGLDAVAATFLPGRLRKSKARSLQRDGDRVVYISNGRDGPLGKVEEFLDLLDE